The nucleotide sequence GAAATGGCTGGTCCGGAAATGTTTGTCGACAAGACAACGCCCTTTTCCTGGATTGGCATCCACTGACTTCGGGGGAGGATAACAACCGATTAATCCGGGTAGGTGTTTTCCCGAAGCGGGCTTACCTTGCCGATTGGCGAGATATCCCGAGAGAGCCACACCGTTTGGGAGGAGCAGAGGTCGGATGGACGGCAAGATGGAAACAACCCTGGGCGACCTGCAGCGAATGGTTGGCGGTGAACTGCATGGGGACCCGGAGTTGAGAATCTCCGGGGTTGCTCCTCTGGAGAGTGCCTCAGCTGGTGACATCTCTTTTGTTATATCTCCCAAATACAGTAGTGCAGCCAGGTCATCAAAGGCTGCTGCTTTCGTCGTTCCTCGAGGTATGGAAGATTTCCAAAAACCGCGGGTTGTTCACGGTAATCCCTATCTAGCCCTTGCCAAGATTCTTGCTCTGTTCAGTCACGATGTTGTTCAGGCCGCCGGAGTGAGCTCCGCAGCTCATCTGGATCCTGGGGTAAAGTTGGGCAAGGACGTTTCTGTACATCCAGGGGTCTATGTTGGCGAGGCAGCAGTCTTGGGTGATCGGGTAATCTTGTTGCCAGGGGTTTATATTGGTGCCGGTGTTCACATTGGGGAAGACTGTCTAATTTACCCGAATGCCACCATTCTCGAGCGGTGCCGCCTTGGCAAGAGAGTAATAGTCCATAGCGGCACGGTAATAGGCAGTGACGGCTTCGGTTATGCCCAGGAAGACGGCCGCCATGTGAAGATTCCCCATCTCGGCATAGTGCAAATCGATGATGATGTGGAAATAGGGGCTAACTGCACTGTTGATCGAGGGACGCTGGGGAGAACCTGGATCAAGCGCGGAGTCAAGATAGATAACCTTGTGCAGATAGCCCATAATGTGGTTATCGGTGAGAACAGCATTATTGTTGCCCAGGTGGGAATCTCAGGCAGTACTCGCCTTGGAAAGCACGTGGTGCTGGCGGGCCAGGTGGGGGTGGCGGGACACCTCGAGATAGGTGATGGAGTGCGAGTGGGAGGACAATCTGGAGTTGCCAAGTCTATTGCACCTGGGGAAACCGTGTCGGGCAGCCCTGCCATTCGTCATCAGGACTGGTTGCGCAACTGCGGCATCATGAAGAGGCTGCCAGACCTCTACAGAGAGATGCGAGAACTGGAGCAAAGGCTGAACCATATCGAACAAATAGTTGGTGCTCGTGGCAAGGGGTTGGAGTGATGATAGAAATAGGAGAAATTCTCAGAATCATGCCTCATCGGTACCCTTTCCTTCTCGTCGATCGGATAGAGAAGTTGGACAAGGGCAGTGAAATCGTAGGCTTGAAAAACGTAACCATAAATGAACCTTTTTTTATCGGACATTTTCCTGGCAAGCCGATCATGCCGGGAGTGCTTATTGTGGAAGCAATGGCCCAGGTGGGCGGCGTTCTTGCTTTTGTTTCCTCCCAGGCGGAACTGTCAGGCAGCCTTGTCTATTTCATGGGTATGGACAAGGTCCGCTTTCGAAAGCCTGTGGTCCCGGGCGACCAGTTGCGTCTGCACTTGAAAATGCTTCGGCAAAAGAGGAAGGTTTTCAAGATGCGAGGGGAGGCGTACGTTGGTGATTCCCTGGTGGCTGAGGCTGAACTGATGGCTGCAATTGAAGATACTCCAAAGAAGGCAGAAGCAAGTGAGAGCTGAACAGAGAGCTGTCAGAATTCATCCGACGGCTATTATTCACACCAGCGTCAAACTGGAACCTCCGGTCGAAATCGGGCCATACTCGGTGGTCGACGCGGAGGTTACTATCGGCAAGAACTGTAAGATTCATGCCCACGTCCATATTGCTTCATACACCGCAATTGGACCTCGCTGCGAGATCTATCCTTTTGCCTCTGTAGGTACACCGCCACAGGATCTCAAGTACGATGGTCGCCGTACGGGTACAGTCATCGGTGCTGACAACGTGATCAGGGAGTTCGTTACCATCAACCGGGGCAGCGTAGGGGGGCAAGAGATAACGAGGATCGGCGACCATAACTTGCTGATGGCCTATAGCCATGTGGCGCATGATTGTGTTCTCGGCAATCATGTCATAATGGCCAATGCCGCGACTCTCGCCGGCCATGTCAATGTGGAAGATTTTGCCGTTCTTGGCGGCCTGACCGCAGTGCACCAGTACGTGCGCATAGGCACCCATGCCTTCGTAGGCGGCAAAACAGGAGTTTCCAAAGACATCCCGCCATATGCACTTGCTGCTGGCGACCGGGCTCGTCTCTATGGCATCAACACCATCGGTCTGAAAAGAAAGAATTTTAGCGAAGAAGTACTGCGGGCTCTGAAGGATTGTTACCGGATTTTGTTTCGCAGCCACAAACCGCTTCGCCAGGCACTTGCAGAGGCCGAGCGCAAGTGGGGCAATTTTGCCGAGGTGAGAATCCTGCTGGATTTTATTCTCGGCTCCCAGCGAGGCATAACCCGTTAGTGTCTTCTAAAGCTGTCAACAGTTGGGCCGTTGAGAGGTATAGATTAGATTGCTGCGGAAAGCCCTGCCTTCAAAGCTGAGTATGTTGACCTGTGAAACTTTGCCGGTCTTTCCCTCGTCGAGTTCTTGGTGGCACTGTGAATAGAATAGGACTAATTGCAGGGAGCGGCCAGTTTCCTCTCCTCTTCGCCCGGGCTGCCAGAAGCGCCAATTATACAGTAATAGCTGTAGCGCTAGAGGGTGAGACCGATGTGCGTTTGCAGGAAGAGGTGGACCAGTGTACCTGGGTGAAACTGGGTCAACTGGGTCGCATGATAGAGACCTTGCAGCAGGCGAGGGTCTCTGAAGCTGTGATGGCGGGTTCAGTTGAAAAGACCAAGCTTTTCCGGAAAATACGACCGGACTGGAAGGCGCTGAACCTGCTGGCGCGGATGTTTCACAAACAAGATGACGCCCTCCTGCGAGCACTGGCCCAGGAAATGGAACGGCATGGTATCAAAATTAGAGCCTCCACCATGTTTCTGCCCGATCTCCTCGCTCCCAGGGGCATCCTTGGTCGTCGCACCCCGAACAGACGTGAGCGGCGAGATATCGAATTCGGCTGGCATCTGGCCAAAGAGATCGGCAGGTTGGATATAGGTCAGTGTATAGTTGTCAAAGACCAGGCTGTGCTGGCTGTTGAGGCAATTGAGGGAACCGACCAGACCATACTCAGGGGAGGCAGACTAGGTCAAGAAGGCTCTGTGGTCATCAAGGTCAGCAAACCAGGACAGGATCTGCGTTTTGATGTCCCTGCAGTGGGTTTGCAGACCATAGTCAATATGGAGCGGGCAGGGGCAAAGGTTCTGGTCCTCGAAGCTGGTAAGACATTGATGTTTGACCGGCAGGAAATGATTCATGCTGCTGACCGGGCAGGCATTGCCATTGTCTGCAAAGAGGAACAGGGAGATTTTCTTGAACGGCAATTCCCTGTCGCTCCTGCGTGTCGGCGAGCGTCCTCCCGAGGAGAAGAACAAGCCGGCAATGGTTTGCCTCCCCGGATTGTTTCAGGAGGGCAGCAAGAGAAGATTAGTGTGGCTGTGGTGGGAGTGGGCTATCTGGGAAAGTTTCACACTGAAAAATACGCCAGCTTGCCTGACGCGGAGCTGGTTGCTGTGGTGGACATCGACGAGGCCAGAGCTTGCCAGGTAGCGAAGAAATTCTCTTGTCAGCCTTATTTTTCTCACCAGGACATCATTGGTAGGGTTGAAGCGGTAAGTGTGGTGACTCCCACGAAAGAGCACTATCATATTGCCCGGGATTTGCTGGAAGCTGGCATCCATGTGCTCGTGGAAAAACCCATGACAGTGACTCTGCCGGAGGCAGACATTCTCATCGAGTTGGCCAGAGAGAGAGATCTTACTTTGCAAGTAGGACACCTGGAACGGTTCAACCCTGCAGTGGTGACCGCGCGGGAGCACGTGCAGCAGCCGTTGTTTGTGGAATCGCATCGCCTGGCTTCTTTTACTGAACGGGGAACCGAGGTCAACGTCATACTGGATCTTATGATCCATGACATTGACATTATTCTCAGCCTGCTGTCTTCTTCTTTGAAAGACCTGCATGCTGTGGGAGTTAGGGTTCTCACGCGCCATATTGATATTGCCAGCGTACGGCTGGAGTTTACCGACGGCTGCATTGCCAACCTGACAGCGAGTAGGATATCTGCCAAGAAAATGAGAAAGATAAGAATATTTCAACCGGACAGCTATATATCTCTGGACTATGCTGCCAGGAAGGTGGAGCTGTTTCGTAAGCTGAACCAGACGGGTTCTGACGGATTGCCGGAGATAGAATACCAACGTCTGCAGGTGGCCGATGTGGATCCCTTGCAGGAGGAGCTCCGTGCCTTCCTGCACTCCGTACGCAGCGGCGAGCCCCCAGTGGTGAGCGGCAAGGCCGGCAGAGACGCCCTGGAGCTTGCTACCCTGGTGAGCGATGAAATTCAGCAGAGGACGAAGGAGCTCAGCAGAGTCCTCGGCCTGGCCGGGGAGGGCTAGGGGTCTGGGAGGCCAGTGGTCAAAAAAGTCTTCATCATAGCCGGGGAAGCTTCGGGGGATCTGCACGGCGCCAGCCTGGTAAAGGCTATGCGCTCATTGGATCCCTCCATTACTTTCCGCGGTGTAGGTGGAGACCGTATGCAGCGGGCAGGTGTAGTGCTGTGCGGCAGTGCGGCTTCCATGGCAGTGGTGGGAGCCACTGAGGTTGCCTGGCATCTCGGGACCATCGCCTCAACTTTCCACAAGTGCATTGTCACCCTGCGCACCTGGCGTCCAGACCTGGTCATCCTCATTGACTACCCCGAGTTCAATATGCTCATTGCCAGGCTTGCCAGGAAGTTTGCTCTCAAGGTCATGTATTATATTGGCCCCCAGGTGTGGGCTTGGCGCCCTGGCCGGGTGAATACTCTTTGCAGGTGTGTGGACAAGATGGTGGTTGTCCTGGACTTCGAGGAGGACATTTACCGCAGAGCCGGGCTTGACGTTGCCTATGTGGGTCACCCCCTTCTCGATGTGGTAATACCGCGGAGCAGCGGTGATATGCTTGAGCAGCTGGGGTTCGCAGGGGAGCAAAAGAGATTCATTGGCCTGCTTCCCGGCAGTCGGCGAGGCGAGATCAAGTCATTGCTGCCCCTCATGTTGGCCAGCGCTGAAATTCTGGCAACTAAAGTCGATGGGCTCCATTTTGTTGTCCCACTGGCTCCGACCATTCAAAAGAGAGAGCTCTCTGACTTTTTACAGGGACGAAATCTGCCTTTGACACTGATCGAGGGACGAACCCACCAGGTTATGCAAATATGCAAGGTGTTGCTGGCGGCCTCCGGCACGGTGACACTGGAGGCTGCTATCCTGGGCACCCCATTTGTGGTAGTCTACAAAGTGAACCCCCTGACTTACAAGCTGGGCAGAGCACTGGTCAGGGTGGACCACCTGGCCCTGACTAACATTATAGCTGGTGCTGCCGTTGTTCCGGAGCTGCTGCAGCACGAGGCCCATCCTGGAGCGATAGCGGAGGAAGTTCTGCGGCTGTTGGAAAATTCATCCTACCAGGAAGGCATGAGAGAGGCGCTTGCTCGGGTACGTCAGCGCCTGGGAACTCCCGGGGCATCCGAGAGGGCCGCTGCTATAGCTGTGGAGATGCTTGCAGGCGGGAAGTCTACCTGCAGGGCTGCAGCAGCTGCCAGGCGGGCCCCTTGAAGCGGCCAACTGCAGAGCTGAGCCAGGAAAGAGAAACTGGTGCAGGATAGAGCAATATACAGACGGTTGTTGGCTCTGGTCAGACCCTTCTGGCGGCCACTGGTGCTGGCCATGGCCTGTATGACCGGTGTTGCTGTCTGTACAGCGCTTTCAGCTTACCTCGTCAAGCCGGTACTGGACGATATATTCATCAACAAAGATGTGGGAATGTTGAAGATTCTTCCTGTGCTGGTATTGCTTATTTTTGCCTTCAAGGGCTTGTGCGACTGGGGTCATGCCTACTTGATGAATTTTGTGGGGCAAAGAATAGTCGCCCAGCTGCGGCAGCAACTGTATGACCACCTCCAGAGCCTGTCCCTTGCTTTTTTTGATAAGACCCCCACCGGGGTATTGATGTCAAGAATCACCAATGACGTAAATCTGATGCAAGGGGCGGTGTCGGGAGCGCTTACTGGCCTGCTGGTAGACACCTTCAGTGTTGTCGGACTCATCTTTGTAATCTTCTACCGTGACTGGCGGCTGGCGTGCATTTCGATGGTGGTGCTGCCCTTCGCCTTCCTGCCCATTGTCAAATTCGGCCGCATGCTGCGCCGGGTTAGCACCAAAAGGCAGCAGTCAATGGGCGATCTTTCGGTAATTCTCCATGAGACCATAGCAGGCAGCCGAATTGTCAAGGCATTCGGCATGGAAGAATACGAGAAAAGCCGCTTCGCCAGAGAGAATGAAAAATATTTCAATTACCTGATGAAGGCAGTTGCGGTCCGTTCTCTTTCCTCACCAGTGATGGAATTTTTGGGCGGGGTCGGCATTGTCATCATCATCTGGTACGGGGGCTATTGTGTCATCCAGGGGATTTCCACTCCGGGAAACTTCTTTTCCTTCCTCGCTGCTTTACTGATGCTCTATAAACCAGTCAAGCGATTGAGCACCATAAACAACGTGCTGCAAGAAGGAATTGCTGCAGCCTATCGAGTCTTTGAACTGCTCGATACTCCCGCGGAAACCAGGCAGGATCCGCAGGCAGCCGAACTGCCTCCAATTCGTGAATTTCTCGAGTTTCGGCAGGTGTATTTCCATTATGGCGACGCCCCAGTTCTCGAGGATGTGAATCTCAGGGTGGCCGTGGGCGAGGTGGTGGCTCTGGTTGGAGCCAGTGGCGCGGGCAAGACTACGCTGGTGAACCTCATTCCTCGTTTCTATGAGGTGACCGGGGGGGCTATTGTCATCGATGGCATTGACATTCGCCGGGTGACCATCTCTTCGCTCAGATCCCAGATAGCAATGGTTACTCAGCAGACGATCCTATTCAATGACACTGTTCGCAACAACATCGCCTACGGCAGTCTGCAAAAGAGCATCGAGGAGATCATTGCGGCAGCCAAGGCTGCAAACGCCTATGATTTTATAATGAAAATGCCAAAAGGGCTCGACACCGTCATAGGGGAGCAGGGAGTGCGGCTTTCCGGAGGACAACGACAGAGGTTGTGCATTGCCCGAGCTCTGCTGAAAGATGCTCCCATACTCATCCTGGACGAAGCCACCTCTTCTCTGGACAGTGAGGCCGAGCTGGAAGTACAGAAGGCTCTGGAAAACCTTATGTCCGGGAGAACAACTCTGGTGATTGCCCATAGATTGTCTACTATCAAGAATGCTGACCGCATTGTGGTGCTGGCCAATGGGCGTATTGTGGAAGAGGGACGACACGAGGACCTTCTCCGGGCCGGCGGAGAATACCATCGCCTGTATGAGCTCCAGTTCGCCCAGATGGAGTCGGCCGAATTGTCTGGCAGCAGATACTTTACTCAGGTGCGATGGTGATCCTTCTCTATAACCTCTTATGGCTGGTGGCCCTCCCTGGCGTCATGGGCTATTTTCTTGTCAAGCGCTCCATTTCGGGCAAGTACCGCCAGAATTTCAAGCCTCGCCTCGCTCTGGGGACAAGGAGCGTCAGGGAGCCTGGTGCACCACAGACAATCTGGATCCATGCCCTTTCAGTAGGAGAGGTGCTGGCAGCCATACCCCTGGTTTACCAGGTGCGGCAGCAGTATCCCCAGTATCGAATCGCCATCTCAACCACCACAGAAGCAGGACAACTAGTAGCGCGTCAGAAACTGGCTTCCCTGCACTGTTCATTTTTTTATTTCCCCCTCGATCTGTGGTGGGTGATGCGCAGGATGGTGAGGGCGGTAAACGCCGCGCTTTTTATTCTGGTAGAGACTGATTTGTGGCCCAATCTATTTCACTGTCTTGCCAAGGAGGGAGTGCCAGCAGTCCTGGCAAACGGCAGGCTTTCGGATCGCTCATTTGCACGCTATGCCAAGCTGCACAAGTTTATTGCACCTCAGCTCAACAAGATAGAGGTGTTATGTATGCAGAGCTCTGAGGATGCTTTCCGAATGCGCCAGCTGGGTGTGGATCCAGGGAGGATTCGGGTGACAGGAAACCTCAAGTTTGCTCAGCCCGCAGAGCAATGGCCAGACAGGGAAGAGGTGATTGCCACCCTTGGTTGGCAGCCACGGCGGCTCACCTGGATAGCTGGCAGTACTCATGCCGGAGAAGAAGAGATGATCTTCAGGGTCTATGCGCGCTTGCGAGCAGAGCACCCTGAGTGCGCCCTGGTGCTGGCGCCACGAAATCCTGAGCGTTTTCAGACAGTTGCCAGAATGGCACAGGAAAATTCCTGGGAGACTCTGCGGCGAAGTTGCCTGCAACGGCAGGATTCACAACCGGCAAGGAGTGACATTCTCATCCTTGACAGTATTGGCGAACTGGCTCAGGTCTATCACCTTGGCACCTTTGCTTTTGTGGGCGGCAGCCTGGT is from Deltaproteobacteria bacterium and encodes:
- the lpxD gene encoding UDP-3-O-(3-hydroxymyristoyl)glucosamine N-acyltransferase, whose product is METTLGDLQRMVGGELHGDPELRISGVAPLESASAGDISFVISPKYSSAARSSKAAAFVVPRGMEDFQKPRVVHGNPYLALAKILALFSHDVVQAAGVSSAAHLDPGVKLGKDVSVHPGVYVGEAAVLGDRVILLPGVYIGAGVHIGEDCLIYPNATILERCRLGKRVIVHSGTVIGSDGFGYAQEDGRHVKIPHLGIVQIDDDVEIGANCTVDRGTLGRTWIKRGVKIDNLVQIAHNVVIGENSIIVAQVGISGSTRLGKHVVLAGQVGVAGHLEIGDGVRVGGQSGVAKSIAPGETVSGSPAIRHQDWLRNCGIMKRLPDLYREMRELEQRLNHIEQIVGARGKGLE
- the fabZ gene encoding 3-hydroxyacyl-ACP dehydratase FabZ, with translation MIEIGEILRIMPHRYPFLLVDRIEKLDKGSEIVGLKNVTINEPFFIGHFPGKPIMPGVLIVEAMAQVGGVLAFVSSQAELSGSLVYFMGMDKVRFRKPVVPGDQLRLHLKMLRQKRKVFKMRGEAYVGDSLVAEAELMAAIEDTPKKAEASES
- the lpxA gene encoding acyl-ACP--UDP-N-acetylglucosamine O-acyltransferase, with protein sequence MRAEQRAVRIHPTAIIHTSVKLEPPVEIGPYSVVDAEVTIGKNCKIHAHVHIASYTAIGPRCEIYPFASVGTPPQDLKYDGRRTGTVIGADNVIREFVTINRGSVGGQEITRIGDHNLLMAYSHVAHDCVLGNHVIMANAATLAGHVNVEDFAVLGGLTAVHQYVRIGTHAFVGGKTGVSKDIPPYALAAGDRARLYGINTIGLKRKNFSEEVLRALKDCYRILFRSHKPLRQALAEAERKWGNFAEVRILLDFILGSQRGITR
- a CDS encoding Gfo/Idh/MocA family oxidoreductase, yielding MIHAADRAGIAIVCKEEQGDFLERQFPVAPACRRASSRGEEQAGNGLPPRIVSGGQQEKISVAVVGVGYLGKFHTEKYASLPDAELVAVVDIDEARACQVAKKFSCQPYFSHQDIIGRVEAVSVVTPTKEHYHIARDLLEAGIHVLVEKPMTVTLPEADILIELARERDLTLQVGHLERFNPAVVTAREHVQQPLFVESHRLASFTERGTEVNVILDLMIHDIDIILSLLSSSLKDLHAVGVRVLTRHIDIASVRLEFTDGCIANLTASRISAKKMRKIRIFQPDSYISLDYAARKVELFRKLNQTGSDGLPEIEYQRLQVADVDPLQEELRAFLHSVRSGEPPVVSGKAGRDALELATLVSDEIQQRTKELSRVLGLAGEG
- the lpxB gene encoding lipid-A-disaccharide synthase; translated protein: MVKKVFIIAGEASGDLHGASLVKAMRSLDPSITFRGVGGDRMQRAGVVLCGSAASMAVVGATEVAWHLGTIASTFHKCIVTLRTWRPDLVILIDYPEFNMLIARLARKFALKVMYYIGPQVWAWRPGRVNTLCRCVDKMVVVLDFEEDIYRRAGLDVAYVGHPLLDVVIPRSSGDMLEQLGFAGEQKRFIGLLPGSRRGEIKSLLPLMLASAEILATKVDGLHFVVPLAPTIQKRELSDFLQGRNLPLTLIEGRTHQVMQICKVLLAASGTVTLEAAILGTPFVVVYKVNPLTYKLGRALVRVDHLALTNIIAGAAVVPELLQHEAHPGAIAEEVLRLLENSSYQEGMREALARVRQRLGTPGASERAAAIAVEMLAGGKSTCRAAAAARRAP
- the msbA gene encoding lipid A export permease/ATP-binding protein MsbA, whose amino-acid sequence is MQDRAIYRRLLALVRPFWRPLVLAMACMTGVAVCTALSAYLVKPVLDDIFINKDVGMLKILPVLVLLIFAFKGLCDWGHAYLMNFVGQRIVAQLRQQLYDHLQSLSLAFFDKTPTGVLMSRITNDVNLMQGAVSGALTGLLVDTFSVVGLIFVIFYRDWRLACISMVVLPFAFLPIVKFGRMLRRVSTKRQQSMGDLSVILHETIAGSRIVKAFGMEEYEKSRFARENEKYFNYLMKAVAVRSLSSPVMEFLGGVGIVIIIWYGGYCVIQGISTPGNFFSFLAALLMLYKPVKRLSTINNVLQEGIAAAYRVFELLDTPAETRQDPQAAELPPIREFLEFRQVYFHYGDAPVLEDVNLRVAVGEVVALVGASGAGKTTLVNLIPRFYEVTGGAIVIDGIDIRRVTISSLRSQIAMVTQQTILFNDTVRNNIAYGSLQKSIEEIIAAAKAANAYDFIMKMPKGLDTVIGEQGVRLSGGQRQRLCIARALLKDAPILILDEATSSLDSEAELEVQKALENLMSGRTTLVIAHRLSTIKNADRIVVLANGRIVEEGRHEDLLRAGGEYHRLYELQFAQMESAELSGSRYFTQVRW
- a CDS encoding 3-deoxy-D-manno-octulosonic acid transferase, encoding MVILLYNLLWLVALPGVMGYFLVKRSISGKYRQNFKPRLALGTRSVREPGAPQTIWIHALSVGEVLAAIPLVYQVRQQYPQYRIAISTTTEAGQLVARQKLASLHCSFFYFPLDLWWVMRRMVRAVNAALFILVETDLWPNLFHCLAKEGVPAVLANGRLSDRSFARYAKLHKFIAPQLNKIEVLCMQSSEDAFRMRQLGVDPGRIRVTGNLKFAQPAEQWPDREEVIATLGWQPRRLTWIAGSTHAGEEEMIFRVYARLRAEHPECALVLAPRNPERFQTVARMAQENSWETLRRSCLQRQDSQPARSDILILDSIGELAQVYHLGTFAFVGGSLVPRGGHNPLEAARAGLPVLFGPHMENFRDIAHFLLESGAGIQVNDETELYRQARTLLLSPGLCRIMGEKAREAVHRHGGALQRHMEAIAAVLKAAAGDAQP